In Erwinia pyrifoliae DSM 12163, the genomic window GCCGGTCTGCATCAGGCCGGGCAGCTGATGGGTTTTCCCTTCGCGGATTAAATTAGCCACCGCCGGGCCGTTCACCAGCACTTCAAACAGCGCCACCCTGCCCTGAACGGCTGCCACCAGGCGTTGGGCAATCACCGCCTGTAAGCTTCCCGCCAGCTGGCTGCGTACCAAATTTTTTTCATCGCCCGGAAAAACATCTACCAGCCGATCCACCGCCTGCGCGGCACCACGGGTATGCAGCGTTGCCAGCACCAGATGCCCGGTCTCGGCGGCCGTCAACGCCAGCCGGATGGTTTCCGCATCGCGCAGCTCCCCCAGCAGGATCACATCGGGATCTTCGCGCAACGCCGCACGCAATCCAGCTTCAAAGCGGGTAAAATGCTGGCCTTTCTCACGCTGCTGGATCAGCGACTGCGCGCTGTGATGGAGAAATTCCACCGGGTCTTCCAGCGTCAGAATATGCCGCCGCTGCCGCTGGTTGATCTCGTCGATCAGCGCGGCCAGCGTGGTCGACT contains:
- a CDS encoding type IV pilus twitching motility protein PilT, which encodes MDIEDMVALSVKHNAGDLHLCSGHSPFWRCDGRLEAMADRPVIQDKWLESVAARWLSSAQHQELTLNGQVDFALTLGDGVRLRAHLFRQRYGLSLALRLIASQCPPLASLHLPQVTQSLLQVEEGLILITGATGSGKSTTLAALIDEINQRQRRHILTLEDPVEFLHHSAQSLIQQREKGQHFTRFEAGLRAALREDPDVILLGELRDAETIRLALTAAETGHLVLATLHTRGAAQAVDRLVDVFPGDEKNLVRSQLAGSLQAVIAQRLVAAVQGRVALFEVLVNGPAVANLIREGKTHQLPGLMQTGCQQGMQTFEQSLAGRQKMGMVAISPSA